In the Calonectris borealis chromosome 11, bCalBor7.hap1.2, whole genome shotgun sequence genome, one interval contains:
- the LOC142086864 gene encoding cytochrome P450 1A4-like: MKAAMSLVGSQVSATEVLLVAAVFCLVFLLIQSLRQHVPKGLKSPPGPRGYPILGNVLELRKDTHLALTRLSQKYGDVMEVRIGTRPVLVLSGLDTIRQALVKQGEDFMGRPDLHSFQYISNGQSLAFSPDSGEVWKARRKLAQNALKTFSIAPSPTSSSTCLLEEHVSKEADYLVTKFLQLMDEEKSFDLNQYLVVSVANVICAMCFGKRYDHNDQELLSFVNLNNEFGDVAGAGNPADFIPVLQYLPSRTMELFKDINRRFNFFVQKIVQEHYTSFDKEHIRDITDSLIEHCKEKSAGEDARVPLSNEKIISIVNDLFGAGFDTVATALSWSLMYVALYPDIQKKIQEELDQTIGRERRPRLSDRGTLPYTEAFILEMFRHSSFLPFTIPHSTTKATVLNGYYIPKDTCVFINQWQVNHDEKLWKDPSTFNPERFLNSTGTEISRTESDKMMVFGLGKRRCIGESIGRWEIFLFLTTMLQQLEFSLRPGEEVDITPQYGLTMKYKKCECFQIKKRFPMKSSP, encoded by the exons ATGAAGGCTGCGATGTCGCTGGTGGGAAGCCAAGTGTCGGCCACCGAGGTCCTCCTCGTGGCTGCCGTCTTCTGCCTGGTCTTCCTGCTCATCCAGTCCCTCCGGCAGCATGTGCCCAAGGGGCTGAagagccccccaggacccagAGGCTACCCCATCCTCGGCAACGTGCTGGAGCTGAGGAAGGACACGCACCTGGCCCTGACCAGGCTGAGCCAGAAGTATGGGGACGTGATGGAGGTCAGGATCGGCACCCGGCCCGTCCTGGTGCTGAGCGGGCTGGACACCATCAGGCAAGCGTTGGTGAAGCAAGGAGAAGACTTCATGGGGCGCCCTGACCTCCACAGCTTCCAATACATTTCGAATGGCCAGAGCCTGGCCTTCAGCCCCGACTCAGGGGAGGTGTGGAAAGCCCGCAGAAAGCTGGCCCAGAATGCCCTGAAGACCTTCTCCatcgcccccagccccacctcctCTTCCACCTGCCTCTTGGAGGAGCACGTCTCCAAGGAGGCCGACTACCTGGTCACCAAGTTCCTGCAGCTGATGGATGAGGAGAAGAGCTTTGACCTTAACCAGTACCTGGTGGTCTCTGTGGCCAACGTCATCTGCGCCATGTGCTTTGGCAAGCGTTATGATCACAACGACCAAGAGCTGCTCAGCTTCGTGAACCTCAACAATGAATTTGGTGACGTGGCTGGTGCTGGCAACCCTGCTGACTTCATCCCCGTGCTCCAGTATCTTCCCAGCCGCACCATGGAGCTCTTCAAGGACATCAACAGGCGTTTCAACTTCTTTGTGCAAAAAATTGTCCAGGAGCATTACACCAGCTTTGATAAG GAGCACATCCGGGACATCACGGACTCGCTGATTGAGCACTGCAAGGAGAAGAGCGCAGGGGAGGATGCCCGTGTCCCGCTCTCCAATGAGAAGATCATCAGCATCGTCAACGACCTCTTTGGGGCAG GCTTCGACACCGTGGCAACTGCCTTATCCTGGAGCCTCATGTACGTCGCCTTGTACCCCGACATCCAGAAGAAGATCCAGGAAGAACTAG ACCAAACCATCGGCCGGGAGAGGAGACCGAGGCTGTCGGACCGAGGCACGCTGCCCTACACAGAAGCCTTTATCCTGGAGATGTTCAGGcactcctccttcctgcccttcacCATCCCGCACAG TACGACCAAAGCGACGGTGCTGAATGGTTATTACATCCCCAAGGATACCTGCGTGTTTATCAACCAGTGGCAAGTGAATCACGATGA GAAGCTTTGGAAGGACCCCTCAACCTTCAACCCCGAGCGGTTCCTCAACTCCACGGGGACCGAAATAAGCAGGACAGAGAGCGACAAAATGATGGTTTTCGGTTTGGGGAAGAGGCGATGCATCGGGGAGTCCATCGGCCGGTGGGAGATCTTCCTCTTCTTGACCAccatgctgcagcagctggagttcAGTCTCCGCCCCGGGGAGGAGGTGGACATCACTCCTCAGTACGGATTGACAATGAAATACAAGAAGTGTGAGTGCTTCCAGATTAAGAAGCGTTTTCCCATGAAGAGCTCTCCGTAA